One genomic window of Myxococcus xanthus includes the following:
- a CDS encoding DUF2378 family protein, protein MADELLIFEQTIEALFLRALHGRLTPECKARLRQAGLDVDQKLRPAYTFDAWMTFLRITSEELFPQLPLEQGTWKLGEAYIEGFRETMLGRAVLSLLRVLGPRRTLMRATQNFRAGNNYTESKLRELGPTQFELWMNEVGPYPAFTAGIIHAGLRVAGAQDIVIEMSGYDGHACVYRINWNEASVSSGVAGSGDSKAARRSGSISSL, encoded by the coding sequence ATGGCCGACGAGCTTCTCATTTTTGAGCAGACCATCGAAGCCCTGTTCCTGCGGGCACTGCACGGGCGCCTGACGCCTGAGTGCAAGGCACGCCTGCGGCAGGCAGGGCTCGATGTGGATCAGAAGCTCCGGCCAGCCTACACCTTCGACGCGTGGATGACGTTCCTTCGCATCACGTCGGAGGAGCTCTTTCCCCAACTCCCGCTCGAGCAGGGCACCTGGAAGCTGGGTGAGGCCTATATCGAAGGCTTCCGTGAGACGATGCTGGGACGCGCCGTCCTCTCATTGCTTCGCGTGCTGGGGCCCCGCAGGACGCTGATGCGGGCCACACAGAACTTCCGGGCTGGCAACAACTACACGGAATCCAAGCTGCGTGAGCTGGGGCCCACCCAGTTCGAGCTCTGGATGAACGAGGTAGGCCCCTACCCTGCCTTCACCGCGGGCATCATCCACGCGGGGCTGCGGGTGGCCGGTGCGCAGGACATCGTCATCGAGATGTCCGGCTACGACGGCCACGCCTGCGTCTACCGAATCAACTGGAACGAGGCCTCGGTCTCTTCCGGCGTGGCGGGCAGCGGAGACTCCAAGGCCGCCAGGAGGTCAGGGTCCATCAGCTCCCTGTAG